From the Bacteroidota bacterium genome, one window contains:
- a CDS encoding TlpA disulfide reductase family protein: MANQIYKMVVAFLMVCIGNNLCTQVRADNFYIKDSVGNAFPQSAYDSMSKVKTIKLVPVKSNGRIEGYTIQSKPYNNVAFVPDGKIYNLAEVNIAENKIFKIGGPMPKYKFKDMEGKVYNSDSMRGKVVHVAFWHKACSPCIQEMPVLNGLKSYYANNSKMIFLAPSLDDSLACANFLQRTNYDYHVIPSSRKIAEKWDISSCPRHIVIDKQGKIVLYSEGYVIGLEQYVNQAIKNAMGK; encoded by the coding sequence ATGGCTAATCAAATATATAAAATGGTTGTTGCATTCCTTATGGTATGCATTGGCAATAACCTATGTACACAAGTACGAGCTGATAATTTCTATATCAAAGATAGTGTTGGTAACGCTTTCCCCCAATCGGCATATGATAGCATGAGTAAAGTGAAAACAATTAAACTCGTACCTGTAAAAAGCAATGGAAGAATTGAAGGCTATACCATACAATCGAAACCCTATAACAATGTAGCCTTTGTGCCCGATGGCAAAATATATAACCTTGCCGAAGTGAATATAGCAGAAAATAAAATATTTAAAATAGGTGGGCCGATGCCTAAATATAAATTTAAGGACATGGAAGGGAAAGTATATAATAGCGATAGCATGAGAGGCAAAGTGGTGCATGTAGCTTTTTGGCACAAGGCATGTAGCCCCTGTATACAAGAAATGCCCGTTTTGAATGGGTTAAAATCCTATTATGCGAATAACTCCAAGATGATTTTTTTGGCTCCAAGTTTAGATGATTCTTTAGCTTGTGCTAACTTTTTACAACGCACCAATTATGATTATCATGTGATTCCCTCCTCACGCAAAATAGCTGAAAAATGGGATATCTCCAGTTGCCCCCGACATATAGTAATAGACAAGCAGGGCAAAATAGTATTATATAGCGAAGGTTATGTAATAGGATTGGAGCAATACGTGAATCAGGCTATTAAGAATGCTATGGGGAAATAG